CATGTTCGTCACCTCTAATCAATAAAGGTGTAACTGAAGGTAACTCAGCCAATGCAATCTTTTTATTATCAGTAACTTGTGTCAACGGTTTTGCTAAAAATGCTTCCATTTCTGGTCCGACCCAAATAACCAGCTCGGCACTGCGTAACCGCTGGACATCCGATGGACGAAGCGCATAATCGTGCGGCGACGCGCCATCAGGCAATAAGACTTCAGTTGGCAAAACGCCATCGGCAATGGCTGAAGCAATAAAACCTAACGGTCGTATCGATGTAACGACCGCAGCAGAGGCAATATTAAATGGGTTAGCAAGTAAAATTGCGCTGGCTAACATCGCCCGCTTTAACCACTTTTTTTTATGTAACATAATACGAATTCTCGACGTTTTGTTGGGTAAAGCGTAATATTATAACATTCACTCGGTTCTGCAAACGTAATCATAATGTCCACATTGGTAACTCTAAGTAATATATCCGTCACTTTTGGTAGTCGACGGGTACTGAATGATATTTCCCTTTCGCTGCGCCCAGGGAGAATTCTCACCCTGCTTGGGCCAAATGGGGCGGGTAAATCAACGCTGGTTCGCGTGGTGTTGGGCCTAATTCCGCCCACCAGCGGTACCCTTATCCGTCAGCCGGGTTTACGTATCGGTTATGTTCCGCAAAAACTCCATTTGGATGCCACATTACCACTCACTGTAAGCCGTTTCATGCGCTTGAAACCAGGTGTCAAGCAGGCGGATATCCTACCCGCCCTCAAGCGCGTACATGCCGCGCATTTATTAGACCAACCGATGCAAAAATTGTCTGGCGGTGAGAACCAACGCGTGCTGTTAGCCCGTGCGCTACTGAACAAACCGCAGTTACTGGTACTGGACGAGCCAACGCAAGGTGTTGATGTTAACGGTCAATTAGCGCTATACGACTTAATCGAGCAACTGCGTAAAGAGTTAGGCTGCGCTGTTATGATGGTTTCCCATGACTTGCATTTAGTCATGGCCAAAACCGATGAAGTATTATGCCTTAACCAACATATTTGCTGCTCTGGCGCGCCAGAGGTTGTTTCCACTCACCCTGAATTTATCGCCATGTTTGGCAATCGTGGTGCTGAACAGTTAGCGGTTTATCGTCATCACCATAATCATCGACACGATTTGCACGGAAAGATTATTTTGAAAAACAGTGGGAGTCGCGAGGCATGATTGAATTATTGTTGCCTGGCTGGTTAGCGGGAGTATTGCTGGCAACTGCGGCAGGCCCGCTGGGGTCGTTCGTCGTTTGGCGTCGAATGTCCTATTTTGGTGATACTCTGGCCCATGCCTCTTTACTGGGTGTTGCCTTCGGTTTGCTGCTAAATGTAAATCCGTTTTATGCAGTAATTGCGATGACTATGGTGCTAGCTGTGATTCTGGTGTGGTTAGAACGTCGCCCACAGCTTGCAGTCGACACTCTGCTGGGGATTATGGCTCACAGTGCATTATCACTGGGTTTGGTGGTGGTCAGCCTGATGCATAACGTCCGGGTCGATTTAATGGCCTATCTGTTTGGTGATCTGCTTTCCGTAACACTGAGTGATATCTGGTTGATTGCTGCGGGTGTGATTGTGGTTTTGGCGGTACTTGGCTGGCAATGGCGGGCACTGCTGTCAATGACCGTTAGCCCGGAACTGGCTCATGTCGATGGAGTCAATCTGGAACGGGTACGGATGCTGTTGATGCTGGTAACCGCACTGACTATCGGGTTATCTATGAAGTTTGTCGGTGCATTGATCATCACCTCGCTGCTCATAATCCCTGCCGCTGCGGCTCGTCGGTTTGCTCAAACTCCCGAACAAATGGCTGGAATTGCCATTGGTATCGGTATTGTTGCGGTGACCGGTGGCCTGACATTCTCTGCTTTCTATGACACTCCCGCTGGGCCTTCAGTGGTACTTTGTGCTGCCGTCATGTTTGTACTGAGCCTGTCACAAAAAGCGCGTGGATAATTGCTCAATTAGATGGGGTTTAACGTGATAAACCCCTATCCACCCTTGCCATTAATCTTATCAAACCATGTATTCCCGCCACTGCTAGCAATAACCAGGCTCACTATTAACGCCTATTGCCAAATATATCGACAATCATCAATTCTGTTTTTTATATTTTAATTAGTGTGATCAACCACAAATACAATATAATTGCAGTGTAATACCCTGCCTAACACTCAAACCAATGAGCAATATAATGGTTATGCAGATACGTATCTCGTCTCTGCGTGGGCTTGTATGCTCCCAATTTATGCAGAATGATTATTCCGCAGAGGCGGCCTCTCATGGATAGATCCACACCAACTGGTTTACTTCAGCAACCCAAACCGTTCTTTATGATTTTCTTTGTCGAACTATGGGAAAGATTCGGTTATTACGGTGTTCAGGGTATTCTTGCTGTTTTCTTCGTCAAACAGTTAGGGTTTTCACAAGAACAAGCCTTTGTCACTTTTGGTGCTTTTGCCGCTTTGGTTTACGGCCTGATTTCGATTGGTGGATATGTCGGCGACCATTTATTAGGCACTAAACGCACCATGGTATTAGGGGCTATAGTGCTGGCTCTCGGATACTTCGCTACCGGTTTATCATTGTATAACCCAAATCTGATTTTCTTTGCTTTGGGGACCATTGCTGTTGGTAATGGTTTATTTAAAGCTAACCCGGCCAGTTTATTGTCAAAATGCTATCCCCCCAAAGATCCACGCCTTGATGGGGCTTTCACTTTGTTTTACATGTCGATCAATATCGGCTCCTTGATTTCACTGTCATTGGCTCCGGTTATTGCCGAACGTTTCGGTTATACCGTGACCTATTATTTGTGCGGCATTGGTCTGATCTTTGCCCTGCTGGTCTATTTTTGCTGCCGCCATATGGTGAGCCATATTGGTTCCGAGCCTGATGCCAAACCACTAAATTGGCGAAACTTGCTACTGGTACTGGCTGGCAGTGTGGTGATGATATGTATCTGTGCCTGGTTAATGAACCATGTGGTGATTGCCAATCTGGTGCTAATCGTTTTATCGTTGATTGTCGTATTTATCTTTTTCAAAGAAGCATTTAAGCAAGATAAATTAGGCCGCAATAAAATGTATGTCGCTTTTATTCTGATGATTGAAGCGATCGTCTTCTACGTGCTGTACGCACAAATGCCGACGTCACTCAACTTCTTCGCTATCAATAATGTTCATCATGAAATTCTGGGTTTCACTATAAACCCGGTGAGTTTCCAGGCGCTGAATCCATTCTGGGTGGTGGTAGCCAGCCCGATTTTAGCCTCAATTTATACTCGTTTAGGCAGTAAAAACCGTGACTTATCGATGCCGGCCAAATTTACTTTAGGCATGTTTTTATGTTCACTGGGTTTTCTGACAGCGGCGGCTGCGGGGATGTGGTTTGCTGATGCACAAGGTCTAACATCACCTTGGTTTATTGTTCTGGTTTACTTATTCCAGAGCTTGGGGGAATTGATGATCAGTGCGTTAGGTTTAGCGATGGTAGCAGCGCTGGTACCACAATATCTGATGGGCTTTATTCTGGGGATGTGGTTCCTGACGCAAGCCGCATCGTTCCTGATTGGCGGTTATGTTGCCACCTTTACCGCAACACCTGAAGGGATAACGGACCCACTCGAGACACTGCCTATCTATACCGATGTTTTTGGCAAGATTGGCATGACTACACTGGCCATTGCACTGGTTATGGCGCTACTCATTCCATGGCTTAACCGAATGATTAACATACCGGTCGGCGAACAAGCAACTGCCTGATTATCACACCATCAGGGCTGGCATTGGCTCAGCCCTGCATCAAAAGAATTTACTCTTCGCGGGTGATACCAAAATGTTTGTAGGCATGATTGGTGGCAATTCGCCCACGAGGTGTGCGTTGAATAAAACCTTGTTGGATCAAATAAGGTTCCAGCACGTCTTCAATCGTTTCCCGCTCTTCACCAATTGCGGCGGCCAAGTTATCCAGCCCTACCGGCCCCCCCATAAACTTATCGATTACGGCGAGCAACAGCTTACGATCCATAAAGTCAAACCCTTCGGCATCGACATTAAGCATATCCAAAGCTTTCATCGCCACATCGCCGTTAATCGCGCCATCGGCTCTGACTTCAGCAAAATCTCGCACCCGCCGCAGTAGGCGGTTAGTAATACGTGGCGTCCCTCTTGAGCGACGCGCCAGTTGATGAGCCCCTTCTGGCGTCAATTCTAACCCCATACACCTGGCACTGCGCGCGACAATATGTTCTAAATCTGCCACCTGATAAAACTCCAAGCGCTGCACAATACCAAACCGATCACGCAGTGGAGAGGTTAACGAGCCAGCACGGGTGGTCGCACCTATCAGGGTAAATGGCGGCAAATCAAGTTTGATTGAACGGGCGGCTGGGCCTTCGCCAATCATGATATCCAATTGGTAATCTTCCATTGCCGGATAGAGGATCTCCTCTACAACCGGCGATAATCGATGGATTTCATCAATAAACAGGACATCGTGTGGCTCAAGATTGGTCAGCATCGCCGCTAAATCACCAGCCTTTTCCAAGACTGGGCCGGAGGTCGTTCGCAGGTTCACCCCCATCTCATTAGCAACAATATTTGCCAATGTGGTTTTGCCCAGCCCTGGCGGGCCGAAAATCAGGACATGATCCAGCGCATCGCCGCGCTGTTTTGCCGCCTGAATGAAGATTTCCATTTGCTCGCGGACGTGGGGCTGCCCGACATATTCAGCTAATAGCTTCGGTCGGATAGCCCGATCAATGCTCTCTTCATCACTGATGATACCTGCGGAGATCAGGCGGTCTGCTTCAATCATCCTGTATGACTCACTTTATAGTGCGGAACGCAAAGCGTCGCGGATCAGGGTTTCACAGTCAGCACCCGGTTTAGCAATTTTGCTCACCAACCGGCTGGCTTCCTGTGGTTTATAGCCTAAAGCGACCAGTGCAGAAGCGGCTTCCGCCTCTATATCAGCATCCGATGTTTGCGATGAACTGGCGGGTAACTGAATATCGCCGGTATTATTGAACAGATCACCATTAAGGCCTTTAAAGCGGTCTTTCATTTCCACCACCAGCCGTTCAGCAGTTTTCTTGCCGACACCCGGTAATTTA
The sequence above is drawn from the Yersinia intermedia genome and encodes:
- the znuB gene encoding zinc ABC transporter permease subunit ZnuB, translated to MIELLLPGWLAGVLLATAAGPLGSFVVWRRMSYFGDTLAHASLLGVAFGLLLNVNPFYAVIAMTMVLAVILVWLERRPQLAVDTLLGIMAHSALSLGLVVVSLMHNVRVDLMAYLFGDLLSVTLSDIWLIAAGVIVVLAVLGWQWRALLSMTVSPELAHVDGVNLERVRMLLMLVTALTIGLSMKFVGALIITSLLIIPAAAARRFAQTPEQMAGIAIGIGIVAVTGGLTFSAFYDTPAGPSVVLCAAVMFVLSLSQKARG
- the znuC gene encoding zinc ABC transporter ATP-binding protein ZnuC encodes the protein MSTLVTLSNISVTFGSRRVLNDISLSLRPGRILTLLGPNGAGKSTLVRVVLGLIPPTSGTLIRQPGLRIGYVPQKLHLDATLPLTVSRFMRLKPGVKQADILPALKRVHAAHLLDQPMQKLSGGENQRVLLARALLNKPQLLVLDEPTQGVDVNGQLALYDLIEQLRKELGCAVMMVSHDLHLVMAKTDEVLCLNQHICCSGAPEVVSTHPEFIAMFGNRGAEQLAVYRHHHNHRHDLHGKIILKNSGSREA
- the dtpB gene encoding dipeptide/tripeptide permease DtpB, which encodes MDRSTPTGLLQQPKPFFMIFFVELWERFGYYGVQGILAVFFVKQLGFSQEQAFVTFGAFAALVYGLISIGGYVGDHLLGTKRTMVLGAIVLALGYFATGLSLYNPNLIFFALGTIAVGNGLFKANPASLLSKCYPPKDPRLDGAFTLFYMSINIGSLISLSLAPVIAERFGYTVTYYLCGIGLIFALLVYFCCRHMVSHIGSEPDAKPLNWRNLLLVLAGSVVMICICAWLMNHVVIANLVLIVLSLIVVFIFFKEAFKQDKLGRNKMYVAFILMIEAIVFYVLYAQMPTSLNFFAINNVHHEILGFTINPVSFQALNPFWVVVASPILASIYTRLGSKNRDLSMPAKFTLGMFLCSLGFLTAAAAGMWFADAQGLTSPWFIVLVYLFQSLGELMISALGLAMVAALVPQYLMGFILGMWFLTQAASFLIGGYVATFTATPEGITDPLETLPIYTDVFGKIGMTTLAIALVMALLIPWLNRMINIPVGEQATA
- the ruvB gene encoding Holliday junction branch migration DNA helicase RuvB, which encodes MIEADRLISAGIISDEESIDRAIRPKLLAEYVGQPHVREQMEIFIQAAKQRGDALDHVLIFGPPGLGKTTLANIVANEMGVNLRTTSGPVLEKAGDLAAMLTNLEPHDVLFIDEIHRLSPVVEEILYPAMEDYQLDIMIGEGPAARSIKLDLPPFTLIGATTRAGSLTSPLRDRFGIVQRLEFYQVADLEHIVARSARCMGLELTPEGAHQLARRSRGTPRITNRLLRRVRDFAEVRADGAINGDVAMKALDMLNVDAEGFDFMDRKLLLAVIDKFMGGPVGLDNLAAAIGEERETIEDVLEPYLIQQGFIQRTPRGRIATNHAYKHFGITREE